In Clostridium swellfunianum, a genomic segment contains:
- a CDS encoding calcium-translocating P-type ATPase, SERCA-type encodes MLNSEASLRGLTKSEAEKRLSVYGLNQLENKKRISPIQIFLSQFNDFIVWVLIAATVISGIMGEKADAITILIIVIMNSVLGFIQEFKTERSLEALKKLAAPTCKVIRDGKLQVVNAELLVPGDLIVLESGDRIPADCIIVQDSAVMVDESLLTGESVGVNKSSKDKENNLYMGTVVLKGKTMAKVSETGMKTEMGKIANMLQDIENERSPLKEKLNSLGKVLVVLCLVICAIVTVMGIWRGKNAYEMFLLGVSLAVAAIPEGLAAIVTVALALGVSRMLKRNALVRKLPAVETLGCTSIICSDKTGTLTQNNMTVKALYYNDKMYNVDKDGTPENNLLKKCFTYCNDCSCDEKESNLQKSLFGDPTETALVKVFFKDTKSYMNFLYRGTRTYDIPFDSDRKMMSVIIREGGRDCCYVKGAPERLLEKCKYIFIDGEVKLLTSFYKSKILSAVESMSLNALRCIGAAYKDSGVIKGTDLEKDLIFLGIAGIIDPPRREVKDAVLKCKIAGIRPVMITGDHKNTAFAIGKELDICKDSSEVITGDEIDKLSDRELESKIGKLSVFARVSPNHKLRIVKLFKKKNYIVAMTGDGVNDAPAVKEADIGVSMGISGTDVTKEASSMILLDDNFATIVAAVEEGRVIYDNIRKFIRYLLSCNLGEVLTMFLASLLYLDTPLLPIQILLVNLATDGLPAIALGVDPPDKDIMFQRPRPKNEHIFARGLKEKILIRGSLIGICTVLAFLAGKYYGMSLNACRTLALGTLIMSQLIHVFECRSEKHSIFEINIFTNAYLVGAVLVSIAMLLCVLYVPFLQGIFKTVPLNFGQWMIVVFLSGVIAFINSLYLFIRR; translated from the coding sequence ATGTTAAATAGCGAGGCCTCATTAAGAGGTTTAACTAAAAGTGAAGCGGAAAAAAGACTTAGTGTATATGGTCTAAATCAACTAGAGAATAAAAAGAGAATTTCACCAATACAGATATTTCTCTCACAGTTTAATGATTTTATAGTTTGGGTGCTAATAGCAGCAACAGTTATATCAGGTATTATGGGAGAAAAAGCAGATGCTATTACAATACTTATAATTGTCATTATGAATTCTGTCCTAGGCTTTATTCAAGAGTTCAAAACTGAAAGGTCTTTGGAAGCTTTGAAAAAACTTGCTGCACCAACATGTAAAGTTATAAGAGATGGAAAGCTTCAGGTTGTTAATGCAGAATTATTAGTTCCAGGGGATTTAATTGTACTTGAAAGTGGAGACAGAATACCTGCTGACTGTATTATAGTTCAAGACAGCGCTGTAATGGTGGACGAGTCACTTCTTACAGGAGAGTCAGTTGGAGTTAATAAAAGCAGCAAAGATAAGGAAAATAATCTTTATATGGGTACCGTAGTTCTTAAAGGAAAAACTATGGCTAAGGTATCTGAAACCGGCATGAAAACAGAAATGGGTAAAATCGCAAATATGCTTCAGGATATTGAAAATGAGAGATCACCATTAAAGGAGAAGCTTAATTCTTTAGGAAAAGTTTTAGTTGTTCTATGCCTTGTAATCTGTGCTATTGTTACTGTTATGGGTATTTGGAGAGGGAAGAATGCCTATGAGATGTTCCTTCTTGGAGTAAGTCTTGCTGTTGCAGCCATACCTGAGGGATTAGCTGCTATCGTTACAGTTGCATTAGCTTTAGGAGTTTCAAGAATGCTAAAGAGAAATGCTTTGGTAAGAAAGCTTCCTGCAGTTGAAACTTTAGGATGTACTTCGATAATCTGCAGCGATAAGACTGGTACGCTTACCCAAAACAATATGACAGTAAAAGCTTTATATTATAATGATAAGATGTACAATGTTGACAAAGATGGAACTCCAGAAAACAACCTGCTTAAAAAGTGTTTTACTTATTGTAATGATTGCAGCTGTGATGAAAAGGAAAGCAATCTTCAAAAAAGCTTATTTGGAGACCCAACAGAGACTGCATTAGTAAAGGTGTTTTTTAAAGACACTAAGTCATATATGAATTTTCTTTATAGGGGAACTAGAACGTATGACATACCATTCGATTCTGACAGAAAAATGATGTCTGTAATAATAAGAGAAGGCGGCAGAGATTGTTGCTATGTAAAGGGAGCACCTGAGAGGCTTCTTGAAAAGTGCAAGTACATATTTATTGACGGAGAAGTTAAGCTTTTAACTTCATTTTATAAAAGCAAGATACTATCAGCTGTGGAATCCATGTCACTAAATGCTTTAAGATGCATAGGGGCTGCTTATAAGGATTCTGGAGTAATAAAGGGAACTGATCTTGAAAAAGATTTAATATTTCTTGGCATAGCAGGTATAATTGATCCCCCTAGAAGAGAGGTAAAAGATGCGGTTTTAAAATGTAAAATTGCTGGAATAAGACCTGTTATGATAACTGGCGATCACAAAAACACTGCTTTTGCCATAGGAAAGGAACTTGATATATGTAAAGATTCCTCTGAAGTTATAACAGGAGATGAAATTGATAAACTAAGTGACAGGGAGCTTGAATCAAAAATAGGTAAATTAAGTGTTTTTGCTAGAGTTAGTCCAAATCATAAGCTTAGGATTGTAAAGTTGTTTAAGAAGAAAAACTATATAGTAGCTATGACAGGCGATGGCGTAAATGATGCTCCTGCTGTAAAGGAAGCTGATATAGGAGTATCTATGGGAATATCAGGTACAGATGTTACAAAGGAAGCTTCTTCCATGATACTATTAGATGATAACTTTGCAACAATAGTAGCAGCTGTTGAAGAGGGAAGAGTTATATATGACAATATAAGAAAGTTTATAAGATATCTTCTGTCCTGCAATCTTGGTGAAGTATTGACAATGTTTTTGGCATCACTATTATATTTAGATACTCCGCTGTTGCCAATACAAATATTACTTGTAAACTTGGCAACAGATGGACTTCCTGCTATTGCTCTTGGTGTAGACCCACCAGATAAGGACATTATGTTCCAAAGACCAAGACCTAAAAATGAGCATATATTTGCAAGAGGCTTAAAAGAAAAGATTTTAATTAGAGGAAGCTTAATTGGGATATGTACGGTTTTAGCATTCCTGGCAGGAAAATATTATGGTATGAGCCTAAATGCCTGCAGAACCTTGGCATTAGGCACACTTATAATGTCTCAGCTTATTCACGTATTTGAGTGCAGATCAGAGAAGCATTCGATATTTGAAATAAATATATTCACAAACGCTTATCTTGTTGGTGCTGTGTTGGTGTCTATAGCAATGCTTCTATGTGTACTATATGTTCCATTCCTACAAGGAATATTTAAGACTGTTCCTCTAAATTTCGGACAATGGATGATAGTTGTATTCCTTTCAGGTGTAATAGCATTTATAAACAGTTTATACTTGTTTATACGCAGATAA
- a CDS encoding putative manganese-dependent inorganic diphosphatase, which produces MKDTIYITGHKNPDTDSICAAIAYAEFKNKTGHLDAIPVRLGDVNRETQFILNYFGVEVPKLIETVKVQVSDLHIDNVAPVSPDISLKMAWNIMKKNNSKTLPVVDENDLLMGIATISNLFSSFMDVWDNNILAKSGTTLENIVDTLSAKHVYIHDENLKLRGKIVTAAMGPESTESILEPGDIVICGDREDTQKVVVEKCASLMIITGNHIASSEIIELAKKSGCSILSTPYDSFTTSRLITQSIPISFVMARDNILSFDTDDFVEEIRDIMLETRYRSYPVIDTYGKVLGTISRYHLISQNRKKVILVDHNEKTQSVHGLEDAEVLEIIDHHRIADIQTGNPIYFRNEPVGSTSTIVASIFFENGIRPSKKVAGLLCAAIISDTLLFKSPTSTNVDKLMLKRLSEIANIDVDSFAKEMFKAGTSLSNRTVDEIFHQDFKVFTLNNLKIGISQISTMDLEGFHDMKSDMLSLMDKKAVENGFNLIVFMLTDILKGGSELFVAGKEKELVARAFNVKLTGPSVYLPDILSRKKQVIPPITAAITSLK; this is translated from the coding sequence ATGAAAGATACGATTTACATAACGGGTCATAAGAATCCAGATACAGATTCTATCTGTGCTGCAATTGCTTATGCTGAATTCAAAAATAAAACTGGGCATCTTGATGCAATTCCAGTTAGACTTGGAGACGTAAATAGAGAAACTCAATTCATTCTAAATTATTTTGGAGTTGAGGTTCCAAAACTTATCGAAACAGTTAAGGTTCAAGTTTCTGATCTTCATATTGACAACGTAGCTCCAGTCTCCCCTGATATTTCCTTAAAGATGGCATGGAATATTATGAAAAAGAACAATTCAAAAACCTTGCCTGTAGTAGATGAAAATGATTTATTGATGGGGATAGCTACGATATCAAACTTATTTTCAAGTTTTATGGATGTATGGGATAACAATATACTTGCAAAAAGCGGTACTACTCTTGAAAATATAGTAGATACTCTTTCAGCTAAGCATGTATATATACATGACGAAAATCTTAAGCTCAGAGGAAAGATAGTTACTGCTGCTATGGGACCTGAAAGCACAGAAAGCATTTTAGAGCCTGGAGATATTGTCATCTGTGGTGACAGAGAGGATACCCAAAAGGTAGTGGTTGAAAAGTGCGCATCCTTAATGATTATTACGGGCAATCACATAGCAAGCAGTGAGATAATAGAGTTGGCTAAAAAATCTGGTTGTTCCATATTATCAACCCCATATGATTCTTTCACCACCTCAAGGCTAATAACCCAAAGTATTCCAATCAGCTTTGTTATGGCAAGAGATAATATTCTAAGCTTCGATACAGATGACTTTGTAGAAGAAATTAGGGATATTATGCTTGAGACAAGATATAGAAGTTACCCTGTAATAGATACGTACGGAAAAGTTTTAGGAACAATTTCCCGTTACCATTTGATAAGTCAGAACAGGAAAAAGGTTATTCTAGTTGACCATAACGAGAAAACTCAATCTGTTCACGGTCTTGAAGATGCAGAAGTTCTTGAAATAATTGATCATCATAGAATTGCAGATATTCAAACTGGAAATCCTATATATTTTAGAAATGAACCCGTAGGAAGTACTTCAACTATTGTAGCCTCAATTTTCTTTGAAAATGGCATTAGGCCTTCAAAAAAGGTTGCAGGTTTATTATGTGCTGCTATAATATCGGATACCTTGCTGTTTAAATCTCCTACTTCAACAAATGTTGATAAGCTAATGCTTAAAAGACTTTCTGAAATAGCAAACATAGATGTAGACAGCTTTGCTAAGGAAATGTTTAAGGCGGGCACATCATTAAGCAATAGAACTGTAGATGAAATATTCCATCAAGATTTTAAGGTGTTTACTCTTAATAATCTTAAAATAGGAATATCTCAGATAAGCACTATGGACTTAGAAGGCTTCCATGATATGAAAAGTGATATGCTTTCTTTAATGGATAAAAAAGCTGTTGAGAATGGCTTTAACCTGATTGTATTTATGTTAACTGACATATTAAAGGGCGGCTCAGAGCTTTTTGTTGCTGGAAAAGAAAAAGAACTTGTTGCTCGAGCTTTCAATGTAAAATTGACTGGACCAAGCGTTTACTTGCCAGATATTTTATCAAGGAAAAAGCAAGTTATACCTCCTATAACAGCAGCAATTACCTCATTAAAATAA
- a CDS encoding flagellar hook-basal body complex protein: MLRILWGSRSSMTAQQEKLDSISNNIANVNTEGYKKVDVSFKDLVYETLNRNGYPTNVKDGASSINGTGVRTADWTRDASQGNLSETTQKTDLAIDGQGYFAVELPEKNADGSSKLAYTRSGSFNLDADGSLVDKNGNRLFINFYEGTQQEDKQFTKDNFTVDEQGRVIKTDGNVNKEVGKINLYNVVGQDSLRSIGNSLYVIDTQNINGVEVPVERPYLEEDSSIRQGLLELSNVDLTKEMTEMIVTQRAFELSSKAMRTADEMWGMANNLRGR; encoded by the coding sequence TTGCTTAGAATATTATGGGGCAGTAGAAGCTCCATGACAGCACAGCAGGAAAAGCTTGATAGTATATCAAATAATATAGCAAACGTAAACACCGAAGGCTATAAAAAAGTGGATGTAAGTTTTAAAGACTTAGTATACGAAACTCTTAATCGAAATGGGTATCCTACAAATGTAAAGGATGGAGCTTCTTCTATAAATGGTACTGGAGTAAGAACTGCAGATTGGACAAGAGATGCAAGTCAGGGAAATTTAAGTGAAACTACTCAAAAAACTGATTTAGCAATTGATGGTCAAGGGTATTTTGCAGTAGAACTCCCAGAGAAAAATGCCGATGGAAGTAGTAAGCTTGCATACACTAGGAGTGGAAGCTTTAACTTAGATGCTGACGGAAGTCTAGTTGATAAAAATGGGAATAGGCTCTTTATAAATTTTTATGAAGGTACTCAACAAGAGGATAAACAATTTACTAAAGACAACTTTACCGTAGATGAACAGGGAAGAGTAATAAAAACTGATGGAAATGTTAATAAGGAAGTTGGAAAAATAAACTTGTATAACGTAGTTGGACAAGACTCCCTTAGATCTATAGGAAATAGTTTATATGTAATTGACACCCAAAATATAAATGGTGTTGAAGTCCCAGTGGAAAGACCTTATTTAGAAGAGGACTCAAGTATAAGACAAGGCTTGCTAGAGCTTTCAAATGTTGACTTGACAAAAGAAATGACAGAAATGATAGTAACTCAGAGGGCCTTTGAGTTAAGCTCTAAGGCTATGAGAACAGCTGATGAGATGTGGGGAATGGCTAACAACTTAAGAGGAAGATAG
- a CDS encoding flagellar hook-basal body complex protein, giving the protein MIRSLYTSVSGLITQEAKQNVITNNLANVNTVGFKGDNLSVKKFDDVLIQNYDKLINGKNVQNVIGSISQGSRIDEVNTSFTGGMLETTDKWSDFAIDGKGFFSVLRDNNGLVNTFYSRDGHLHVNGQGFLVNNSGDKILASAINDNGMPISAPSPIQVGNREIKLQGNGRFSLDGQNYKFATVDFENYSSLRKIGDNLYQGENPIQGDDIYVKQGYLEKSNVNVINEMVNMMTTMRTFESNQKILQSIDETLGKAVNEVGTVR; this is encoded by the coding sequence ATGATTAGATCCCTTTATACTTCTGTATCTGGTCTAATTACGCAGGAAGCTAAGCAAAATGTAATAACTAATAACTTGGCTAATGTTAACACAGTTGGTTTCAAAGGAGATAATCTTTCTGTTAAAAAATTTGATGATGTGTTAATACAAAATTATGACAAGCTTATTAATGGGAAGAATGTGCAAAATGTTATTGGATCCATAAGTCAGGGGAGCAGAATAGATGAAGTTAACACAAGCTTCACTGGAGGAATGCTTGAGACAACAGATAAATGGAGCGACTTTGCAATTGATGGAAAAGGTTTCTTTTCTGTTTTAAGAGATAATAATGGGTTAGTTAACACCTTTTATTCTAGAGATGGTCATTTACATGTAAATGGACAGGGATTCTTAGTTAATAATAGCGGAGATAAAATACTTGCCTCAGCTATTAATGACAATGGAATGCCTATTTCTGCTCCATCACCGATTCAAGTCGGAAACAGAGAAATAAAACTTCAGGGTAATGGCAGGTTTTCATTAGATGGACAAAACTATAAGTTTGCCACAGTGGATTTTGAAAACTATAGTAGTCTTAGAAAGATTGGTGATAATCTGTACCAAGGAGAGAATCCAATTCAGGGTGATGATATTTATGTTAAGCAAGGTTATTTGGAAAAATCTAATGTTAATGTAATAAATGAAATGGTAAATATGATGACAACTATGAGAACATTCGAGTCTAACCAAAAGATTTTACAGTCTATTGATGAGACTTTGGGGAAGGCTGTAAATGAAGTGGGTACAGTTAGATAG
- a CDS encoding DUF6115 domain-containing protein codes for MGFLLIIIGTTLIIFNIKAIKREKNSFKNVFHNKEEELAEFEVRLGVLRREFSETILELQKQIIELKKENIEDVITYTKENEKSDEELTEVIEDKKNDIPSEDSEVKKENNTKGNSVKIEEINKLLEEGFSVEDVSVKLGVGKGEVLLIKELYLK; via the coding sequence ATGGGGTTTCTGTTGATAATTATAGGAACAACTTTAATAATTTTTAATATTAAAGCTATTAAAAGAGAAAAGAATTCCTTTAAAAATGTATTTCATAATAAGGAAGAGGAATTAGCAGAATTTGAGGTAAGATTAGGGGTATTGAGACGTGAGTTCTCAGAAACGATTTTAGAATTACAGAAGCAAATTATAGAATTAAAGAAAGAAAATATTGAGGATGTCATAACTTATACTAAAGAAAATGAAAAATCAGACGAAGAATTAACTGAGGTAATCGAAGACAAGAAAAATGATATACCTTCAGAAGATAGTGAAGTTAAGAAAGAAAATAACACAAAAGGCAATAGTGTAAAAATAGAAGAGATAAATAAACTCCTAGAAGAAGGGTTCTCTGTTGAGGATGTTTCCGTAAAACTTGGAGTAGGCAAGGGGGAAGTGCTATTAATAAAGGAATTATATCTAAAATAA
- a CDS encoding FliA/WhiG family RNA polymerase sigma factor, whose protein sequence is MAIPKAVEVKEQIVMKYIPLVKYIASRVIVGKSRYIEYEDLVSYGMIGLMDAINKFDESRGMKFSTYASIRIKGAMIDELRRNSPISKGAMDKLNKYNEAMESLQKSLLREPTTGEIAKSLGMTIEEVNEIEGYINYISVVSLEDLIFSEDDDMPLIGTIQDDKSPSPEKSLEEKEEIEFLAKALDNLNEKDRTVLSLYYYEGLTLKEIGKVLEVSESRVCQLHSRAIMHLKKELSRLKYMP, encoded by the coding sequence GTGGCTATACCTAAGGCTGTTGAAGTAAAAGAACAGATTGTTATGAAATATATACCACTTGTGAAATATATTGCATCTAGAGTGATAGTTGGAAAAAGCAGATATATAGAGTATGAAGATTTAGTAAGCTATGGAATGATTGGCCTCATGGATGCTATTAACAAGTTTGATGAAAGTAGGGGTATGAAATTCTCTACTTATGCATCTATCCGAATTAAGGGTGCAATGATAGATGAGCTTAGAAGAAACAGCCCTATATCAAAAGGAGCTATGGACAAATTAAATAAATATAATGAGGCTATGGAAAGCTTGCAGAAGAGTTTATTGAGAGAGCCAACTACAGGAGAGATAGCTAAAAGTTTAGGTATGACCATAGAAGAAGTTAACGAAATTGAAGGCTATATTAATTACATTTCTGTTGTCTCACTAGAGGATTTAATCTTTTCTGAGGATGATGATATGCCTCTGATTGGAACTATTCAAGATGATAAAAGCCCAAGTCCTGAAAAGAGTTTAGAGGAAAAGGAAGAAATTGAATTTTTAGCTAAAGCTTTAGATAATTTAAATGAAAAGGATAGAACAGTGCTTTCCTTATATTATTATGAAGGCTTAACTCTAAAAGAAATAGGAAAAGTCTTAGAAGTTTCTGAATCTAGAGTTTGTCAGCTCCACAGCAGAGCTATAATGCATTTAAAGAAGGAATTGAGCAGGTTAAAATATATGCCTTAA
- a CDS encoding flagellar brake protein, producing the protein MLDNLTFEINSRIEIAWNDEYYKSTIENVEEGFICISIPIKEGQYIPLRPGEQVEVLYYSDKDIYKFYTYAIGRRVDKIPIILLAYPKEIYKVQRRRFVRVPIVCSIEYLKIGKNDEVKALKATMVDLSGGGMRIKLREELNLGDKIIAKIPIDNEFLEVKGEIVRIEPEEDSKRIICGVSFTELEERKREKVIRFIFQVMRDQMKKGY; encoded by the coding sequence ATGCTAGATAATTTAACCTTTGAAATAAACAGCAGAATAGAAATAGCATGGAATGATGAATATTACAAGAGTACAATTGAAAATGTTGAAGAGGGATTTATTTGTATTAGCATTCCTATAAAAGAAGGACAGTATATTCCATTGAGACCAGGAGAACAAGTTGAAGTCTTATACTATAGTGATAAAGACATTTATAAATTTTATACTTACGCAATAGGGAGAAGAGTTGATAAGATTCCAATAATTTTATTAGCTTATCCAAAGGAAATATATAAAGTACAAAGAAGAAGGTTTGTAAGAGTCCCTATAGTTTGCTCAATTGAGTACTTAAAAATAGGAAAAAATGATGAAGTAAAGGCACTTAAAGCTACTATGGTTGATTTGAGCGGCGGCGGTATGAGAATTAAGCTAAGAGAAGAATTAAATTTGGGTGATAAAATTATTGCAAAAATCCCTATAGACAATGAGTTCCTAGAAGTAAAAGGAGAGATTGTTAGAATTGAACCAGAGGAAGATTCGAAGAGGATTATATGCGGTGTAAGCTTTACTGAACTGGAAGAAAGAAAAAGGGAAAAAGTAATTAGATTTATATTTCAAGTAATGCGGGATCAGATGAAAAAAGGATATTAG
- a CDS encoding MinD/ParA family protein, which translates to MLDQAQRLRQLAANNENKDRARIITVTSGKGGVGKSNFVVNLAISLQQMGKKVLIFDADVGMGNDDVLMGFLPKYNVFDVIFNNKKIDDVIITGPSGVKLLPGGSGLSKVEELTNKQRESFIKQLEDLKGFDYILMDTGAGINRSVLGFVACCEELIVLTTPEPTSLTDAYSLVKAISHFKIKSSAKVVINRAIDEKEATLTYNKFNNAVSNFLKLKLDYLGSIAEDRKLVQAVRNQQPFMVSFPNCDAARDVNKIASKLIGSENAEQKSGVQGLFKKIFSIFS; encoded by the coding sequence ATGTTAGATCAAGCTCAAAGATTAAGACAATTAGCAGCAAATAATGAGAATAAAGATAGAGCAAGAATAATTACAGTTACTTCAGGAAAAGGTGGAGTAGGAAAGAGTAATTTCGTAGTTAATCTTGCAATTTCGCTGCAGCAAATGGGAAAGAAAGTACTTATATTTGATGCAGATGTAGGAATGGGAAATGATGATGTTTTAATGGGCTTCCTGCCTAAATATAATGTGTTTGATGTAATATTTAATAATAAGAAGATAGATGATGTAATTATAACTGGCCCAAGTGGTGTTAAACTGCTTCCAGGAGGATCAGGGCTATCAAAAGTTGAGGAACTAACGAATAAGCAAAGAGAAAGCTTTATAAAGCAACTGGAAGACTTAAAAGGATTTGACTATATTTTAATGGACACGGGAGCAGGAATAAATAGAAGTGTACTAGGGTTTGTGGCTTGCTGCGAAGAATTAATTGTGTTAACTACACCAGAGCCAACATCCCTGACGGATGCTTATAGTCTTGTAAAAGCTATAAGCCATTTTAAGATAAAGAGTAGTGCAAAAGTAGTTATAAATAGAGCCATAGATGAAAAAGAGGCTACTTTAACCTATAATAAATTTAATAATGCCGTATCGAACTTCTTAAAATTAAAGCTTGATTACTTAGGAAGTATAGCAGAGGATAGAAAATTAGTTCAGGCGGTTAGAAATCAGCAGCCATTTATGGTGAGCTTTCCAAACTGTGATGCAGCACGAGATGTAAATAAAATTGCAAGTAAATTAATAGGCAGCGAGAATGCTGAACAAAAGTCAGGAGTACAAGGACTTTTTAAAAAGATTTTTAGTATTTTTTCATAA
- the flhF gene encoding flagellar biosynthesis protein FlhF, with protein sequence MIIKRYIVNSMNEAMTRIRYELGKDAVIISQRKIRKPGFMGLFSKKILEVTAAVENVKKGDEQVVDSIEAIKKAVESVKVEEKKVEEQKDEAKAVQNSEELLREMQDMKSLISEMMSKPQDKTPRRTKLQVKLEESDINEKLVKKLLTKVKAVEGEEDELQKAKAAIEKLISVSKAKMQGAVVLVGPTGVGKTTTIAKLAGRLSLLEKKTVGLITIDTYRIGAVEQLKTYADIMNIPFRVVFSMKEMETAMEAMKDCDVVLIDTTGRSCKNTMQISELRAFVDKVNTDNIHLVISSTTKNRDVTSIIEGYRPLNYNNVIITKLDETSTYGSVLNILDAAKKPLSFITTGQNVPDDIKAISAAEVSSLILGEDNIC encoded by the coding sequence ATGATTATAAAGAGATATATAGTCAATAGCATGAATGAAGCCATGACTCGTATTAGATACGAGCTTGGCAAGGATGCAGTTATAATAAGTCAAAGAAAAATAAGAAAGCCGGGTTTCATGGGCTTATTTTCTAAAAAAATATTAGAGGTAACCGCTGCTGTTGAAAATGTGAAAAAGGGTGACGAACAAGTTGTAGACAGTATTGAAGCAATTAAAAAAGCAGTTGAAAGTGTTAAAGTAGAAGAGAAAAAGGTAGAGGAGCAGAAGGACGAGGCTAAAGCCGTTCAAAATAGTGAAGAATTGCTCAGAGAAATGCAGGATATGAAGTCTCTTATTTCTGAAATGATGAGTAAGCCTCAGGATAAAACACCAAGAAGAACAAAGCTGCAGGTAAAGCTTGAAGAAAGTGATATAAATGAAAAGCTCGTTAAAAAGCTTCTTACTAAGGTAAAAGCAGTGGAGGGTGAGGAAGATGAACTTCAAAAGGCTAAAGCAGCCATTGAAAAGTTAATCTCTGTTTCAAAGGCTAAGATGCAAGGAGCTGTAGTTTTAGTGGGACCCACTGGAGTTGGAAAAACTACTACTATCGCTAAACTAGCAGGCAGACTTTCTTTGTTAGAGAAGAAAACTGTTGGCTTAATAACTATAGATACTTATAGAATAGGTGCTGTTGAGCAATTAAAAACTTACGCAGATATAATGAATATCCCCTTTAGAGTTGTGTTCTCAATGAAAGAGATGGAGACTGCCATGGAAGCTATGAAAGACTGTGATGTTGTTTTGATAGATACAACAGGGAGAAGCTGCAAAAATACAATGCAAATTTCTGAACTTAGAGCTTTCGTTGATAAGGTGAATACAGATAATATACATTTAGTAATTAGCTCCACTACAAAAAATAGAGATGTTACTTCAATTATTGAAGGGTATAGACCATTAAATTATAATAATGTAATAATAACTAAACTAGATGAGACCTCAACCTATGGTTCAGTTTTAAATATACTGGATGCTGCAAAAAAACCATTGAGCTTTATCACTACAGGTCAAAATGTACCTGACGATATAAAAGCAATTTCAGCAGCTGAAGTTTCTAGTCTTATATTGGGAGAGGATAATATATGTTAG